From the genome of Leptolyngbya iicbica LK, one region includes:
- the dusA gene encoding tRNA dihydrouridine(20/20a) synthase DusA, with product MGYPVSIAPMMDRTDRHYRYFMRQITQRTLLYTEMVTAQAIKHGDRDRLLGFSPAEKPLVLQVGGDDPQLLAECARIAEDFGYDEINLNVGCPSDRVQSGNFGACLMAQPELVAECVAAMMAATSIPVSVKHRIGVDDLDSYDAMAQFVATVAATGCQRFTVHARKAWLKGLSPKENRNVPPLRYADVYRLKRDFPQLWIEINGGITTLAQTQTHLAQVDAVMIGRAAYDTPYLFAECDRQFFGSTEAVPTRSQVVHAMLPYVDHWTGQGLKLNSITRHMLMLFHGQPGSRTWRRLITENACLPGAGSEVLEAALAGVEKAANASVLV from the coding sequence ATGGGGTATCCCGTCAGCATTGCGCCCATGATGGATCGCACCGATCGCCACTATCGGTACTTCATGCGGCAAATTACCCAGCGGACGCTGCTGTACACCGAAATGGTCACGGCTCAGGCGATCAAACATGGCGATCGCGATCGATTATTGGGCTTCTCTCCGGCGGAAAAGCCACTGGTGCTGCAAGTCGGGGGCGACGATCCCCAACTGTTGGCGGAGTGCGCCCGCATCGCTGAAGACTTTGGGTATGACGAAATCAATTTGAATGTCGGGTGCCCGAGCGATCGCGTGCAAAGCGGTAACTTTGGCGCCTGTCTGATGGCGCAACCCGAGCTGGTGGCCGAGTGCGTCGCGGCGATGATGGCGGCCACATCAATTCCCGTCAGTGTGAAGCATCGCATTGGCGTTGATGATCTCGACAGCTATGACGCCATGGCGCAGTTTGTCGCGACGGTGGCGGCCACGGGCTGTCAGCGGTTCACCGTCCATGCCCGCAAAGCGTGGTTGAAGGGGCTGAGCCCCAAAGAAAATCGGAATGTGCCGCCCCTGCGTTATGCCGATGTATATCGCCTCAAGCGTGACTTTCCTCAGTTGTGGATTGAGATCAACGGCGGCATCACCACCCTGGCCCAAACCCAAACTCATCTGGCACAGGTGGATGCGGTGATGATTGGCCGCGCCGCTTACGATACGCCCTACCTGTTTGCTGAGTGCGATCGCCAATTTTTTGGCAGCACCGAGGCGGTGCCGACGCGATCGCAGGTTGTCCACGCCATGCTGCCCTACGTTGACCACTGGACGGGGCAAGGACTCAAACTCAACAGCATCACCCGCCATATGCTGATGCTGTTTCACGGCCAACCCGGCAGCCGCACCTGGCGACGGTTGATTACTGAAAATGCCTGCCTTCCCGGTGCTGGGAGCGAGGTGCTGGAAGCCGCTTTGGCTGGAGTAGAAAAGGCGGCTAACGCCTCAGTCTTGGTATAA
- a CDS encoding MogA/MoaB family molybdenum cofactor biosynthesis protein, protein MPQPHPDAAIAVKCAVLTVSDTRTPDVDKSGNVITERLSRRRHQVVAYNLVKDEPEQVRRQILTWVAVPNIEAILVNGGTGIAPRDTTYEAIAGLLTKTLPGFGELFRMLSYEQIGSRAMASRAIAGVCKSTLIFSMPGSSKAVELAMSKLILPELIHLTTQMRGE, encoded by the coding sequence ATGCCACAGCCCCATCCTGATGCTGCGATCGCGGTGAAATGTGCCGTGTTGACGGTCAGTGATACACGCACGCCCGATGTGGACAAAAGCGGTAACGTGATCACCGAGCGTCTGTCACGTCGTCGGCATCAGGTGGTGGCCTATAACTTGGTGAAAGATGAGCCCGAGCAGGTGCGGCGGCAAATTCTGACCTGGGTAGCCGTGCCTAACATTGAGGCGATCTTGGTGAATGGGGGCACGGGCATTGCGCCGCGCGATACCACTTATGAGGCGATCGCGGGCTTGCTAACCAAAACGTTGCCCGGCTTTGGTGAACTGTTTCGGATGCTGAGCTACGAGCAAATCGGCTCGCGGGCGATGGCTTCACGGGCGATCGCGGGCGTTTGCAAATCTACCCTGATCTTTTCGATGCCCGGTTCGAGCAAGGCTGTGGAACTCGCGATGAGCAAACTCATCTTGCCTGAGTTGATTCACCTCACGACTCAGATGCGGGGGGAGTAA
- the thiS gene encoding sulfur carrier protein ThiS: MKISLIVCVEMSQVIQLQVNGEAAECAAQTLLPDYLQQIGLNPRLVAVEYNGEILHRQFWEETYLQAGDRLEIVTIVGGG; encoded by the coding sequence TTGAAAATTTCTTTGATTGTGTGTGTTGAGATGTCTCAGGTGATTCAACTACAAGTGAATGGCGAAGCGGCAGAATGCGCCGCCCAAACCCTGCTGCCGGACTACCTCCAGCAAATCGGCCTCAATCCGCGACTGGTGGCAGTGGAATATAACGGCGAAATTTTGCATCGCCAGTTTTGGGAAGAAACGTATTTGCAGGCGGGCGATCGCTTAGAGATTGTCACCATCGTGGGCGGCGGTTAG
- a CDS encoding pentapeptide repeat-containing protein, protein MKTLPVSAIVRRLLVGIVLLITVWGVAVPSVYAESYDRQSLRYAEFAHRDFRGDDFTRADLANADLQGTDFRGARLFDTTLSQANMTGANMTGATLDGARFIRANLTNAILEGAYAFDTDFSDAIIEGADFTDVLLDPKTNRQLCEVAAGTNPVTGRNTRDTLYCP, encoded by the coding sequence ATGAAAACGCTGCCTGTGAGCGCGATCGTCCGCCGCCTACTCGTGGGGATCGTACTTTTAATCACGGTTTGGGGGGTTGCCGTGCCTTCCGTTTACGCCGAGAGCTACGATCGCCAAAGCCTCCGCTATGCAGAATTTGCCCATCGCGATTTCCGGGGCGATGATTTTACCCGTGCCGATTTGGCCAATGCCGACTTACAAGGCACCGATTTTCGAGGCGCCCGACTGTTTGATACGACCTTGAGTCAAGCCAATATGACGGGGGCCAACATGACCGGGGCCACCCTGGACGGCGCTCGCTTCATTCGCGCTAACTTAACCAACGCCATCCTTGAAGGGGCCTATGCCTTTGACACCGACTTTAGCGACGCGATTATTGAAGGGGCCGATTTTACGGATGTTCTGTTAGATCCCAAAACCAACCGCCAATTGTGCGAAGTCGCAGCGGGCACCAATCCCGTCACCGGGCGCAACACCCGCGATACGCTGTATTGTCCTTGA
- a CDS encoding thiamine phosphate synthase, translating into MNPPLSSATTELPVRRILDANLDRAREGLRVLEDWCRFGLNHHDLTDKLKHLRQSLGQWHTADLRAARDTPNDTGTSITHPQEQRRTSVTQVLQANFCRVEEALRSLEEFGKLHQADFAAACKQWRYQIYTLESEIMGHQRFQQLQQAQLYLVTSPAPNIVAVVEAALQGGLPLVQYREKTGNDCDRIVIAQQLKDLCHQYGALFLINDRVDLALAVEADGVHLGQQDLPIATARQLLGSDRIIGRSTTNPEEMAKALAEGADYIGVGPVYATPTKPGKAAAGLDYVRYAAANSPVPFFAIGGIDAQNLDEVMAAGGDRVAIVRALMQAENPTAVSQNLIARLRAAPPHARA; encoded by the coding sequence ATGAATCCCCCCTTATCCTCCGCTACGACTGAGCTGCCTGTGCGGCGCATTTTGGATGCGAATCTCGATCGCGCCCGCGAAGGACTGCGAGTGCTGGAAGATTGGTGTCGCTTTGGGCTGAATCATCACGACTTGACGGACAAACTCAAGCATCTGCGACAAAGTCTGGGGCAGTGGCACACAGCAGATTTACGGGCTGCTCGCGATACGCCCAACGATACGGGGACTTCGATTACGCATCCCCAAGAGCAGCGTCGCACCAGTGTGACTCAGGTACTCCAGGCGAATTTTTGTCGAGTCGAGGAAGCGCTGCGATCGCTGGAAGAGTTTGGCAAGCTGCATCAGGCTGATTTCGCCGCCGCGTGCAAACAGTGGCGATATCAAATCTATACGCTGGAAAGTGAAATCATGGGCCACCAGCGGTTTCAGCAACTGCAACAGGCGCAGCTGTATCTGGTCACGTCCCCAGCGCCCAATATCGTGGCGGTGGTGGAAGCGGCGTTGCAAGGCGGCTTACCGCTGGTGCAGTATCGCGAAAAGACCGGCAATGATTGCGATCGCATCGTCATCGCCCAGCAACTCAAAGACTTGTGCCACCAGTACGGTGCGCTGTTTTTGATCAATGATCGCGTCGATCTGGCCCTCGCGGTCGAGGCGGACGGCGTCCACTTGGGCCAACAAGATCTCCCCATTGCCACGGCACGGCAGCTATTGGGCAGCGATCGCATTATTGGCCGCTCCACCACCAACCCCGAAGAGATGGCCAAAGCCTTGGCAGAAGGGGCGGATTACATCGGCGTGGGTCCCGTATATGCGACCCCAACCAAGCCAGGCAAAGCCGCTGCGGGACTCGACTATGTCCGCTATGCTGCCGCGAATTCCCCAGTGCCTTTCTTTGCCATTGGCGGCATTGACGCGCAAAATCTGGATGAAGTGATGGCCGCTGGGGGCGATCGCGTGGCCATCGTTCGGGCGTTGATGCAGGCCGAAAATCCGACAGCGGTGAGCCAAAACCTCATCGCACGGTTGCGAGCCGCGCCCCCGCACGCTCGAGCCTAA
- the lnt gene encoding apolipoprotein N-acyltransferase, which yields MGLFPPGRKHRPSLVTQSEGPNRVKLAQSGRAVTVATARWRSPWLWVAIGGLLMGLTPAPVNLWPLAWVALAPLWRAVLQPGRTSLWRAFGLGCLWSAIYHGIVLSWMTHLHPLTWMGVPWLASVGIALFAWAFITGLGTVTFGLWAVLLRWLSDRARLSWPARIGVGTAFWCLLETLLSWGPLAWPFLSFTQSPGNLWILQLGRWVGPVGITAAIVAVNGCWAAMSWGRGTVTNRRTASRGAAIAGFLLLVTLHGVGSGLYHQPLGDRPDVALKIGLIQGNIPTREKLTPAGTRQAIAAYTDGYRELVAQGADAVLTPEGAIPDFWTRELQRRSPLLSAVRELGIPLWLGTFRPVGPIANREMTQSLVNLDAQGTVTSQYSKVKLVPLGEYIPFERTLGRLISRLSPVSSSLLPGSTDQIFATAFGSAAIGICYESPYSELFRRQVANGAEWIMTASNHDPYPPRMMMQHHAHDVMRAVESDRWAVRVTNTGISGVVTPHGDTVWLSEPNQYVTHLTQIYRRQALTPYVRWGNWVTWSLGAIAIVLCLPNLRKTP from the coding sequence ATGGGCTTATTTCCACCGGGGCGCAAACACCGTCCGTCGCTAGTCACACAATCTGAGGGCCCCAATCGGGTCAAGCTGGCGCAGTCGGGCCGCGCTGTCACGGTGGCCACTGCGAGGTGGCGATCGCCGTGGCTCTGGGTGGCGATCGGGGGCCTGCTCATGGGGTTAACCCCCGCCCCGGTAAACCTGTGGCCGCTGGCGTGGGTGGCGTTAGCGCCCCTGTGGCGGGCGGTGCTGCAGCCGGGACGGACGTCGCTGTGGCGGGCATTTGGCTTGGGCTGCCTGTGGAGCGCCATATATCACGGCATCGTCCTCTCTTGGATGACGCATCTGCATCCCCTCACCTGGATGGGGGTGCCCTGGTTAGCCAGTGTGGGCATTGCCTTATTTGCCTGGGCATTTATTACCGGACTGGGGACGGTGACCTTTGGCCTGTGGGCGGTGCTGCTGCGGTGGCTGAGCGATCGCGCCCGGCTCAGTTGGCCTGCACGCATTGGGGTGGGCACCGCGTTCTGGTGCCTGCTGGAAACCCTGCTGAGCTGGGGACCCTTGGCCTGGCCGTTTCTGTCATTTACCCAGAGTCCGGGCAACTTGTGGATCTTGCAGTTGGGGCGCTGGGTGGGACCCGTGGGCATCACTGCCGCGATCGTCGCCGTGAATGGTTGCTGGGCTGCGATGAGCTGGGGCCGGGGGACTGTTACCAACCGTCGAACGGCGTCCCGAGGGGCCGCGATCGCGGGCTTTTTGCTGCTAGTCACCTTGCACGGTGTGGGCAGTGGCCTCTATCACCAGCCTTTGGGCGATCGCCCTGACGTGGCCCTCAAAATTGGTCTGATTCAGGGCAACATTCCCACCCGTGAAAAGCTGACCCCCGCCGGTACTCGGCAGGCGATCGCCGCCTACACTGACGGCTATCGGGAGCTGGTGGCCCAGGGGGCCGACGCCGTACTCACCCCAGAAGGGGCCATTCCTGACTTTTGGACCCGCGAGTTGCAGCGACGAAGTCCCCTTTTGTCAGCCGTGCGAGAACTGGGCATCCCGTTATGGCTGGGCACTTTTCGGCCCGTGGGTCCCATCGCTAATCGCGAGATGACCCAAAGCCTGGTCAATCTAGACGCTCAGGGCACCGTCACCAGCCAATACAGCAAGGTCAAGCTGGTGCCCCTGGGCGAATACATTCCCTTTGAGCGCACGTTGGGGCGACTCATTTCGCGGCTGTCGCCTGTTAGCAGCAGTTTGCTCCCCGGCAGCACCGACCAGATTTTTGCGACCGCCTTTGGCTCCGCCGCGATCGGCATCTGCTATGAGTCCCCCTACAGTGAACTATTTCGGCGGCAGGTGGCCAACGGTGCAGAGTGGATCATGACCGCTTCTAATCATGATCCCTATCCCCCGCGCATGATGATGCAACACCATGCCCACGACGTGATGCGAGCAGTGGAGAGCGATCGCTGGGCGGTGCGGGTGACTAACACTGGCATTTCTGGGGTGGTCACTCCCCACGGCGACACGGTTTGGCTGTCGGAGCCCAATCAGTACGTGACTCACCTGACGCAAATCTATCGTCGCCAAGCGCTCACCCCCTACGTACGCTGGGGCAATTGGGTGACGTGGAGCTTAGGGGCGATCGCGATCGTGCTCTGCCTGCCAAATCTCCGTAAAACTCCGTAG
- the pip gene encoding prolyl aminopeptidase: MTSSELRGLYPPLEPDYTHYLPVSERHTLYVEAAGNPNGKPVIFLHGGPGGGTVPLYRQFFDPQKWRIILFDQRGCGRSRPHAELAENTTWHLVEDIETIREHFGIEAWVVFGGSWGSTLALAYAQTHPDRCRGLILRGIFTLRPEEIHWFYQSGASYVFPDAWETYLAPIPPEERDDLLSAYYRRLTDADPQVRLEAARAWSIWEASTSKLIPDVALMERFGEAEFAIAFARIECHYFMNHGFFEQPNQLIAQADRVRSIPGVIVQGRYDVVCPMKTAWELHRAWPEAEFIVVPDAGHSATEPGIVDALIQASDRFAEL; encoded by the coding sequence GTGACTTCTTCTGAACTGCGGGGACTGTATCCCCCCCTTGAGCCGGATTACACGCATTACTTACCCGTCTCTGAGCGCCACACCCTTTACGTCGAAGCGGCGGGCAATCCCAATGGGAAACCCGTCATTTTTTTGCATGGCGGGCCGGGCGGCGGCACGGTACCCCTGTATCGCCAGTTTTTTGATCCGCAAAAATGGCGCATTATTTTGTTTGACCAGCGGGGCTGTGGCCGCAGTCGGCCCCATGCCGAGCTCGCCGAAAATACCACCTGGCACTTGGTCGAAGACATCGAAACCATTCGCGAGCACTTTGGCATTGAGGCTTGGGTCGTCTTTGGCGGCAGTTGGGGCAGCACGTTGGCCTTGGCCTATGCCCAGACTCATCCAGATCGCTGTCGAGGCTTGATTTTGCGGGGCATCTTTACCCTGCGCCCCGAAGAGATTCACTGGTTTTATCAATCTGGGGCCAGCTATGTGTTCCCCGATGCGTGGGAGACGTACCTCGCGCCCATTCCCCCTGAGGAGCGGGATGATCTGCTGTCAGCCTACTATCGCCGCTTGACCGACGCCGATCCTCAAGTGCGGCTGGAAGCGGCCCGGGCCTGGTCGATTTGGGAAGCCAGTACGAGCAAGCTGATTCCCGATGTGGCGCTGATGGAACGGTTTGGCGAGGCGGAGTTTGCGATCGCCTTTGCCCGCATCGAGTGCCACTACTTTATGAACCACGGTTTCTTTGAGCAGCCCAATCAATTGATTGCCCAGGCCGATCGCGTGCGATCGATTCCCGGTGTGATTGTGCAGGGACGCTACGATGTTGTCTGCCCGATGAAAACGGCGTGGGAGCTGCACCGTGCTTGGCCCGAAGCGGAGTTTATTGTGGTGCCTGACGCTGGCCACTCCGCCACGGAACCCGGCATCGTTGATGCGTTAATTCAGGCTAGTGATCGCTTTGCCGAACTGTAG
- the psb28 gene encoding photosystem II reaction center protein Psb28 — protein sequence MARIEFARGVAEEVIPDVRLTRAPDGSDGTATFYFDHPKALSEDEGVEITGMYMVDEEGEISTREVKGKFIDGKPAGIEVLYVMKDEMEWERFMRFMNRYAEQNGLGFTKS from the coding sequence ATGGCGCGTATTGAATTTGCTCGTGGCGTTGCGGAAGAAGTTATTCCTGATGTGCGCTTGACAAGAGCTCCTGACGGGAGTGATGGCACTGCGACTTTTTACTTCGACCATCCCAAAGCCCTCTCGGAAGATGAAGGGGTCGAGATTACGGGCATGTACATGGTGGACGAAGAAGGCGAGATTTCCACTCGGGAAGTCAAAGGTAAGTTTATCGACGGTAAGCCTGCTGGCATTGAAGTGCTGTATGTCATGAAGGACGAAATGGAGTGGGAACGGTTCATGCGGTTTATGAATCGCTACGCTGAGCAAAATGGCTTGGGCTTTACCAAGAGCTAA